A single region of the Vicia villosa cultivar HV-30 ecotype Madison, WI linkage group LG4, Vvil1.0, whole genome shotgun sequence genome encodes:
- the LOC131595664 gene encoding uncharacterized protein LOC131595664 gives MASCTIPSVSCFHPLRASATPLPSSQKARFVARRKESVLVQQLQRPLIEYMKLPASQYSVLDGERIVRVSEDTFRCYVYTIKFFTFEVCPVLLVKVEQQSNGCCIKLLSCKLEGSPMVAAQNDKFDAIMVNRISCESDSNESLVQQLASDTVIEVSIEIPFAFKAIPKQAIESAGTQVLEQILKIMLPRFMSQLVKDYQAWATGNTSRQPLGTGEL, from the exons ATGGCTTCCTGTACCATTCCTTCCGTTTCCTGTTTTCATCCGCTTCGTGCTTCCGCAACTCCTCTTCCCTCGTCTCAGAAAGCCCGCTTCGTTGCTCGCCGTAAGGAATCCGTTTTAGTTCAACAACTCCAACGTCCCCTAA TTGAATACATGAAGTTGCCCGCAAGTCAATATTCAGTGTTGGACGGGGAGAGAATTGTGCGTGTGAGTGAGGATACATTCAGGTGTTATGTTTACACAATTAAGTTTTTCACTTTTGAGGTTTGTCCAGTTTTGCTCGTCAAGGTTGAACAGCAATCTAATGGCTGTTGCATTAAGCTCTTATCCTGCAAG CTCGAAGGCTCGCCCATGGTCGCCGCTCAGAACGATAAATTTGACG CTATAATGGTGAACCGGATATCGTGTGAGAGCGACTCAAATGAGTCACTGGTGCAGCAACTCGCATCAGACACTGTAATTGAG GTAAGTATTGAGATTCCTTTCGCGTTCAAAGCGATTCCAAAGCAAGCGATTGAATCTGCTGGGACTCAAGTCCTTGAACAGATACTCAAGATTATGCTTCCCCGTTTTATGTCACAG CTTGTGAAAGATTATCAAGCCTGGGCCACTGGAAATACCTCAAGACAACCTCTTGGGACAGGTGAACTCTGA